The following coding sequences are from one Verrucosispora sp. WMMD573 window:
- a CDS encoding pentapeptide repeat-containing protein produces MITDEDATGSTDALERGNDRIRDAAKWLVASAAAVGAAMLAGSQLSSIGELPLGVPDSVDNARLWVAVAGAVAGLSTVVYAIWTAVQILLPKLVLVSDLAEAWTQRRSALTTVVEHFRRNPKYLQGFATPADIIAAREDLVAAQREPETGDEVRTRLAAGIADLDERITAIEDTATHEALKSQFRHALRKLMLATAVTAVGIVTFAWAANPPAAQPTADLRNARFVDAYLRDADLRNAKLDHADFSNADLTGADLTGASIGGVVWRNTICPDGTNSDDNRHTCAGHLS; encoded by the coding sequence ATGATCACTGACGAGGACGCCACCGGCAGCACCGACGCCCTGGAGAGAGGCAACGACCGCATCCGTGACGCGGCCAAGTGGCTGGTTGCCAGCGCCGCAGCGGTGGGTGCGGCAATGCTGGCCGGCAGCCAACTGTCGAGCATCGGCGAACTTCCACTCGGCGTGCCCGACTCCGTCGACAACGCCCGGTTGTGGGTCGCGGTGGCGGGCGCGGTCGCCGGGCTCTCCACGGTGGTGTACGCCATCTGGACCGCCGTGCAGATTCTGCTCCCGAAACTGGTGCTGGTCAGCGACCTGGCCGAGGCTTGGACGCAACGGAGATCCGCGTTGACGACGGTCGTGGAGCACTTCCGGCGCAACCCAAAGTACCTACAGGGCTTCGCCACGCCGGCCGACATAATCGCCGCCCGCGAGGACCTTGTTGCCGCGCAACGCGAGCCGGAGACCGGTGACGAGGTACGCACGCGGCTGGCGGCCGGCATCGCCGATCTCGACGAACGAATCACCGCGATCGAGGACACCGCCACCCACGAGGCGCTGAAGAGCCAGTTCCGGCACGCCCTGCGCAAACTGATGCTGGCCACCGCCGTCACCGCCGTCGGCATCGTGACCTTCGCCTGGGCCGCCAACCCGCCGGCCGCCCAGCCCACCGCCGACCTGCGCAACGCCCGTTTCGTCGACGCGTACCTGCGGGACGCCGATCTGCGCAACGCCAAGCTCGACCACGCCGACTTCAGCAACGCGGACCTGACCGGCGCGGACCTGACCGGCGCTTCGATCGGCGGGGTCGTCTGGCGGAACACGATCTGCCCCGACGGCACCAACAGCGACGACAACCGCCACACCTGCGCCGGCCACCTCTCGTGA
- a CDS encoding trypsin-like peptidase domain-containing protein, with product MEPHVQQVVKVRGRLLGSGYAVGEDLVLTAGHVVGARGEPTWVSRSDSPTEPEHRATVIWRGDDLDADAALIRMDVPLWSREQTRIRYGELRGHRPVPCLTVGYPWVRVGHDGRHLDELPGQVMPSLGFEDHRYALDSTRIAPLPPQPQRDDSGAVIRDDSGTPVLEPNPHSGYSGAPLLTAGDRQLLLGVMVAVPSRYGPGRLDAVRITRLLADPAFAGLVGTSLDQVEREPPQLLPTGIVEHAAALTELADNLRDDRLPYVSPADSDAATHPVQLLKRLDEQAGQSGLLLVGQAGIGKTRTCLEVAGRAVDEGWRVLHVRPGEPLVTTEQLIEVVTGCTDERLLIIIDYLNLSALDYPAIRYRLLPAARARGIRLALLGSARPGWLHQKDNTPLTEVFKPVELRPDDAHLDRIRHQVVTALAPRARTILGAERLLQLCGRRPVIATLIAAAAEAQADRGRLSTAIGDLRPENLLDWLVRRLNEDDLLHHAERLDDERDPDLRLQVYAAMAAATPQPRPALVSCGGRVEHSDESRAEHLLDVLLAMGWLIHTPDGLAPVHDIVVDQLLEHTTVRAGLDTVRTKVADRILDACLTSARTIGRYAINLDRLLRDMALQHRDGPLAGHCTAWLAANANAAGVLLASQRDEGAYALGSVLDNSAWAQTLFQHWPQLGEPWLTEHGKSLPARHILYKGLRTVATPQAALLIDMASVWLALHRTALEASFVISTLLSRTDLRPEDAGHGIEAALAWLQQNGDTIDAGFVLSPLLAVRKLTDLPQWLSPLIDRWADKHRSAPHVVFVSKQLTRQKALTETTADVVLQWAATHPEDVDIPWRLTGIAASIDRYPNLTARLVRSVEVYLDAVEHETAEVMNGQGQLDGLIQALCRRRSLRCGLAGARLDDIILRWLAHPAALNPNCPEDSYFSEAARRVQSLVWAGRFSHQGAVDVLARLHHWISRWRVAEPHIHLRDVALRETAALLAALTAPAAAQQLVE from the coding sequence TTGGAGCCGCACGTCCAGCAGGTGGTCAAGGTACGCGGCAGGCTGCTCGGCTCCGGGTACGCCGTCGGGGAGGACCTGGTGCTCACCGCCGGGCACGTCGTGGGCGCACGCGGGGAGCCGACCTGGGTCTCCCGCAGTGACAGCCCCACCGAACCGGAGCACCGGGCGACGGTGATCTGGCGCGGCGACGACCTCGACGCCGACGCGGCCCTGATCCGGATGGACGTGCCGCTGTGGTCCCGCGAGCAGACTCGTATCCGCTACGGCGAGCTGCGCGGACATCGGCCGGTGCCCTGTCTCACCGTCGGGTATCCCTGGGTCCGGGTCGGGCACGACGGCCGCCACCTCGACGAGCTGCCCGGGCAGGTCATGCCCAGCCTCGGCTTCGAGGACCACCGGTACGCCCTGGACTCCACCCGGATCGCGCCGCTGCCGCCGCAGCCGCAGCGCGACGACAGCGGTGCGGTGATACGCGACGACTCCGGCACTCCGGTGTTGGAGCCGAATCCGCACAGCGGTTACTCGGGTGCCCCGCTGCTGACCGCAGGCGATCGGCAACTCCTGCTCGGTGTCATGGTGGCGGTGCCGTCCCGGTACGGTCCTGGCCGGCTGGACGCGGTACGCATCACCCGGCTGCTCGCCGACCCCGCCTTCGCCGGCCTGGTCGGCACCTCGCTCGACCAGGTCGAACGGGAACCACCGCAGCTGCTGCCGACCGGAATCGTCGAACACGCAGCGGCGTTGACCGAGCTGGCCGACAACCTGCGCGACGACCGACTGCCATACGTGTCGCCCGCCGACAGCGACGCCGCCACCCATCCCGTACAGCTGCTGAAGCGCCTCGACGAGCAGGCCGGCCAGTCCGGGCTGCTGCTGGTCGGTCAGGCCGGAATCGGCAAGACCCGCACCTGCCTGGAGGTCGCCGGCCGTGCGGTCGACGAGGGTTGGCGGGTGCTGCACGTACGCCCGGGTGAACCGTTGGTCACCACCGAGCAGCTGATCGAGGTGGTGACCGGCTGCACCGACGAACGCCTGCTGATCATCATCGACTACCTGAACCTCAGCGCCCTGGACTACCCGGCGATCCGGTACCGACTGCTGCCTGCCGCGCGCGCCCGAGGCATCCGGCTGGCCCTGCTCGGATCGGCCCGGCCCGGCTGGTTACACCAGAAGGACAACACCCCACTCACCGAGGTGTTCAAACCTGTCGAGTTGCGACCCGACGACGCGCACCTCGACCGCATCCGGCACCAGGTCGTCACCGCGCTGGCCCCCAGGGCGCGGACGATCCTCGGCGCGGAACGGCTGTTGCAGTTGTGCGGCCGACGACCGGTCATCGCCACCCTGATCGCCGCCGCGGCCGAGGCACAGGCGGATCGGGGGCGGCTGTCGACGGCGATCGGCGACCTGCGGCCGGAGAACCTCCTGGACTGGTTGGTCCGCCGGCTCAACGAGGACGACCTGCTGCATCACGCCGAACGGCTGGACGACGAGCGCGACCCCGACCTGCGGCTCCAGGTCTACGCCGCGATGGCCGCCGCCACCCCTCAACCACGTCCCGCCCTGGTCTCCTGCGGCGGCCGGGTCGAGCACAGCGACGAGTCGCGCGCCGAGCACCTACTCGACGTCCTGCTCGCGATGGGCTGGCTGATCCACACGCCGGACGGCCTGGCGCCGGTGCACGACATCGTGGTCGACCAGTTGCTGGAGCACACCACCGTGCGGGCCGGCCTCGACACGGTCCGCACCAAGGTCGCCGACCGGATCCTCGACGCGTGCCTGACCAGTGCCCGCACCATCGGCCGGTACGCCATCAACCTGGACCGGCTGCTGCGTGACATGGCCCTCCAGCACCGCGACGGGCCGCTCGCCGGGCACTGCACGGCCTGGCTGGCCGCCAACGCGAACGCGGCCGGCGTGCTGCTGGCCAGCCAGCGTGACGAGGGCGCCTACGCCCTCGGCTCGGTGCTGGACAACTCCGCGTGGGCGCAGACACTGTTCCAGCACTGGCCGCAACTCGGGGAGCCCTGGCTGACCGAGCACGGAAAATCACTGCCGGCGCGCCACATCCTCTACAAGGGACTGCGTACCGTCGCCACGCCGCAGGCCGCCCTCCTGATCGACATGGCGTCCGTCTGGCTGGCGCTGCATCGAACGGCGCTGGAGGCCAGCTTCGTCATCTCAACCTTGCTGAGCCGTACCGACCTGCGACCGGAGGATGCCGGTCACGGTATCGAAGCCGCCCTGGCCTGGCTTCAACAGAACGGCGACACGATCGACGCCGGATTCGTCCTGTCGCCGTTGCTGGCCGTGAGGAAGCTGACCGACCTGCCGCAGTGGCTGTCGCCGCTCATCGACCGCTGGGCGGACAAACACCGGTCAGCGCCGCACGTCGTTTTTGTCAGCAAGCAGCTCACCCGGCAGAAAGCCCTGACCGAGACCACTGCGGACGTGGTGTTGCAGTGGGCCGCCACGCACCCGGAGGATGTCGACATCCCGTGGCGCCTGACCGGTATCGCCGCAAGTATCGATCGCTATCCGAACTTGACCGCTCGGCTAGTGCGCTCGGTCGAGGTCTATCTGGACGCGGTCGAGCACGAGACGGCGGAGGTGATGAACGGGCAGGGTCAACTGGACGGCCTGATCCAAGCGCTCTGCCGACGTCGTTCACTGCGCTGCGGCCTCGCCGGGGCCCGCCTCGACGACATCATTCTCCGCTGGCTGGCCCATCCGGCCGCGCTGAACCCGAACTGCCCGGAAGACAGTTACTTCAGTGAGGCAGCGCGTCGCGTCCAATCGCTGGTCTGGGCAGGGCGATTCAGCCACCAGGGCGCGGTCGACGTGCTGGCCCGACTCCACCACTGGATTTCCCGGTGGCGGGTCGCCGAGCCGCACATCCACCTGCGCGACGTAGCGCTGCGGGAGACGGCGGCGCTGCTCGCCGCGCTGACGGCCCCGGCAGCAGCACAGCAGTTGGTGGAATAG
- a CDS encoding acyltransferase encodes MRRLARLAARTPADRERYLDLLRALAIVLVVLGHWAIAAVEYDQSGRPDGHSALTTLPWAYPLTWAVQVMPVFFLVGGYANAASLAAHQSRGGDAIGWLLGRSARLLRPTSALVLVLAGGALVARLGGVQPAEVRPVVWFATIPLWFLAAYLAVVPLTPVMYALHRRLGLLVPLALVVLVAAGDLGRALGPANLALPNYLLGWLAVHQLGFAWYDARRGHCRQPGLRTRCLPMSRRAASAMLLGGLAVAVLLTGPGPYPTSMINVPGQRLANAAPPSVALLAVATAQLGLILLLRDRAERWLHRDRPWQAVIAVNSVVLTVFLWHLSAAVLLVGALHGLGLLPTPEAGTAAWLAWRLPWVVMLAVVLAVLVAIFGPIEASTGRPRHLRAPARWAGARAALTVAGFAAVGYALAANGAAAKTAAEPLGWPVEALVAYLAGAGTLRLLRSGWGSRD; translated from the coding sequence ATGCGCCGCCTGGCCCGCCTCGCCGCCCGTACGCCGGCGGACCGGGAGCGTTACCTCGACCTGCTCCGGGCGCTGGCGATCGTGCTGGTGGTCCTCGGCCACTGGGCGATAGCGGCGGTCGAGTACGACCAGAGCGGCCGACCCGACGGGCACTCGGCACTTACCACCCTGCCCTGGGCGTACCCGCTGACCTGGGCGGTCCAGGTCATGCCGGTCTTCTTCCTGGTCGGCGGATACGCCAACGCCGCCTCGCTGGCCGCCCACCAGAGCCGTGGCGGCGATGCGATCGGATGGCTGCTGGGCCGCAGCGCCCGCCTGCTTCGCCCGACCAGCGCCCTGGTGCTGGTACTCGCCGGTGGCGCGCTGGTGGCCCGCCTGGGTGGTGTTCAGCCGGCCGAGGTTCGCCCCGTCGTCTGGTTCGCCACCATCCCGCTGTGGTTCCTCGCCGCCTACCTGGCCGTGGTGCCGCTGACCCCGGTCATGTACGCGCTGCACCGGCGCCTCGGGCTGTTGGTGCCGCTGGCCCTGGTGGTACTTGTCGCCGCCGGCGACCTGGGCCGTGCGCTGGGGCCGGCCAACCTGGCCCTGCCCAACTACCTGCTGGGCTGGCTCGCCGTCCACCAGCTCGGCTTCGCCTGGTACGACGCCCGCCGGGGGCACTGCCGTCAGCCCGGACTGCGTACCCGGTGCCTGCCGATGTCCCGCCGGGCCGCGAGTGCGATGCTGCTCGGCGGTCTCGCCGTGGCGGTCCTGCTCACCGGCCCTGGGCCGTACCCGACAAGCATGATCAATGTGCCCGGTCAGCGACTGGCCAACGCCGCCCCACCCAGCGTGGCCCTACTCGCGGTCGCCACCGCTCAGCTCGGGCTGATCCTGCTGCTGCGGGACCGGGCGGAACGGTGGCTGCACCGTGACCGTCCGTGGCAGGCGGTGATCGCCGTCAACTCGGTCGTGCTGACGGTCTTCCTGTGGCACCTGAGCGCGGCCGTGCTGCTGGTCGGCGCGCTGCACGGGCTCGGCCTGCTGCCCACGCCGGAAGCCGGTACGGCGGCCTGGCTGGCCTGGCGGCTGCCGTGGGTAGTGATGCTGGCGGTGGTGCTGGCAGTCCTGGTCGCCATCTTCGGTCCGATCGAGGCGTCCACCGGTCGTCCCCGGCACCTGAGAGCGCCGGCCAGGTGGGCGGGTGCCCGCGCCGCACTCACCGTCGCCGGATTCGCCGCCGTCGGGTACGCCCTGGCGGCAAACGGCGCGGCGGCCAAGACCGCGGCGGAGCCGCTCGGCTGGCCGGTGGAGGCGCTGGTGGCCTACCTGGCCGGCGCGGGCACGCTGCGCCTGCTCAGGTCCGGGTGGGGCAGCCGAGATTGA
- the murD gene encoding UDP-N-acetylmuramoyl-L-alanine--D-glutamate ligase, whose translation MRLSDLRGRKVAVWGAGREGRAAVTAIAAHGPADLVAVDDSANFLSLPWDGPLAEAAPLVTGDEGFARLAAAEVVVRSPGVPQTHPWLMELRRQGATVTQGTSLWMADHGDRTIGVTGSKGKSTTSSLISHLLTAVDRPNVFGGNIGVPTLDLPEAELYVLELSSYQCSDLTDSPRVAVVTALFPEHLDAHGGEREYYRDKLNLLAYGPRTVVVNGADPRLAFELGDRAAVRAGTADSVNVATGPDGTPWFHRVDQPLFPRAVLPLVGRHNEGNLCVALAVLDALGVDLVDRKDALAVAVAEFQGLAHRLTEIADPSGLTFVDDTLATSPYAAIHAIDAYDGRPLTVIVGGNDRGVDYTPLREHLAERELTVIGIPDSGPRIIGTLDGLPKVRTELVDDLTDAVQLARQVTPAGGVVLLSPAAPSYGRFRNFEHRSQVFAEAIRTTAPA comes from the coding sequence GTGCGCCTGTCTGACCTGCGCGGACGTAAAGTCGCCGTCTGGGGGGCCGGCCGGGAGGGCCGGGCGGCGGTGACGGCCATCGCCGCCCACGGCCCGGCCGACCTCGTCGCCGTCGACGACAGCGCGAACTTCCTCTCCCTGCCCTGGGACGGGCCGCTGGCGGAGGCCGCCCCACTGGTCACCGGCGACGAGGGCTTTGCCCGGCTGGCCGCCGCCGAGGTGGTGGTCCGTTCGCCGGGCGTACCGCAGACGCATCCCTGGCTGATGGAACTGCGCCGCCAGGGCGCGACGGTCACCCAGGGCACCTCGCTCTGGATGGCCGACCACGGCGACCGCACCATCGGGGTGACCGGCAGCAAGGGCAAGAGCACCACGTCCAGCCTGATCAGCCACCTGCTGACCGCGGTCGACCGGCCGAACGTCTTCGGCGGCAACATCGGCGTACCGACGCTGGACCTGCCGGAGGCGGAGCTGTACGTGTTGGAGCTGTCCAGCTACCAGTGCAGCGACCTGACCGACTCGCCCCGGGTGGCGGTGGTCACCGCCCTGTTCCCCGAGCATCTCGACGCGCACGGCGGGGAACGGGAGTACTACCGGGACAAGCTCAACCTCCTCGCGTACGGGCCACGCACCGTCGTGGTCAACGGCGCGGACCCCCGGCTGGCGTTCGAGTTGGGCGACCGCGCGGCGGTACGCGCCGGCACCGCCGACTCGGTGAACGTCGCCACCGGCCCGGACGGTACCCCCTGGTTCCACCGGGTCGACCAGCCGCTTTTCCCACGGGCGGTGCTGCCGCTCGTCGGTCGGCACAACGAGGGCAACCTCTGCGTGGCTCTTGCCGTGCTCGACGCGTTGGGCGTCGATCTGGTCGACCGTAAGGACGCCCTGGCCGTGGCGGTCGCCGAGTTCCAGGGACTGGCCCACCGGCTGACCGAGATCGCCGACCCGTCCGGCCTGACCTTCGTCGACGACACCCTCGCCACCAGCCCGTACGCGGCGATTCACGCCATCGACGCGTACGACGGGCGGCCGCTGACCGTGATCGTCGGGGGTAACGACCGGGGGGTCGACTACACCCCGCTGCGCGAGCACCTGGCCGAGCGGGAACTGACCGTGATCGGCATCCCGGACAGTGGTCCGCGGATCATCGGGACGCTCGACGGGCTGCCGAAGGTACGCACCGAACTGGTCGACGACCTCACCGACGCGGTGCAGTTGGCCCGGCAGGTGACCCCGGCCGGGGGAGTGGTGCTGCTCTCGCCCGCCGCCCCCAGCTACGGCCGCTTCCGCAACTTCGAACACCGCTCCCAGGTCTTCGCCGAAGCCATCCGCACCACCGCCCCCGCCTGA
- a CDS encoding RNA methyltransferase, whose protein sequence is MPVHLITEPDDERIADYRALTDVELRTRWEPPNGLFIAEGELVLRRALRAGYPARSFLVDAKRVDQLADLDTGDAPVYAATPDVLREATGFHVHRGVLASFRRKPLPAAGEVLATAGRVVILEDVNNHTNLGAIFRAVAGLGVDAVLLSPTCADPLYRRSVRVSMGEVFAVPYAKLEPWPTALADVRAAGFTVLAMTPAPDAVPIQRLDPAQRSRAALLLGAEGAGLTGTAMAASDVRVVIPMRRGVDSLNVAAATAVACWELGRDDPL, encoded by the coding sequence GTGCCCGTCCACCTGATCACCGAGCCCGACGACGAGCGGATCGCCGACTACCGGGCGCTCACCGACGTCGAGCTGCGCACCCGCTGGGAGCCGCCGAACGGCCTGTTCATCGCCGAGGGTGAGCTGGTGCTGCGGCGGGCGCTGCGGGCCGGCTATCCGGCCCGGTCCTTCCTCGTCGACGCCAAGCGGGTCGACCAACTGGCCGACCTCGACACCGGCGACGCCCCGGTGTACGCCGCCACCCCCGACGTGCTGCGCGAGGCCACCGGGTTCCACGTGCACCGCGGCGTGCTCGCCTCGTTCCGGCGCAAACCGCTGCCGGCCGCCGGTGAGGTGCTCGCCACCGCCGGTCGCGTGGTGATCCTCGAAGACGTCAACAACCACACCAACCTGGGCGCTATTTTCCGGGCGGTGGCGGGGCTGGGGGTGGACGCCGTGCTGCTCTCGCCGACCTGCGCCGATCCGCTCTACCGGCGCAGCGTACGGGTCAGCATGGGTGAGGTGTTCGCCGTGCCGTACGCGAAGCTGGAACCGTGGCCGACGGCGCTGGCCGACGTGCGGGCCGCCGGGTTCACCGTGCTGGCGATGACGCCGGCACCCGACGCGGTGCCCATCCAGCGACTGGACCCGGCCCAACGGTCCCGGGCCGCGCTGCTGCTCGGCGCCGAGGGCGCCGGGCTGACCGGCACGGCGATGGCGGCCAGCGACGTCCGGGTGGTCATCCCGATGCGACGCGGCGTCGATTCGCTGAACGTCGCCGCCGCCACCGCCGTGGCCTGCTGGGAGCTGGGCCGCGACGATCCGCTCTGA
- a CDS encoding VOC family protein has translation MRIHVTSVFVDDQAKALAFYTEKLGFTKKTDMPAGEYRWLTVVSPADPDGVELLLEPDAHPAVGPYRQALVDDGIPVTSFAVDDVYAEVERLKGLGVEFTQEATDLGPVVTAVLDDTCGNLIQIATMK, from the coding sequence ATCCGTATCCATGTCACAAGCGTGTTCGTCGACGACCAGGCCAAGGCGCTCGCCTTCTACACGGAGAAGCTGGGATTCACCAAGAAGACCGACATGCCCGCCGGCGAGTACCGCTGGCTGACCGTCGTCTCGCCGGCCGACCCCGACGGCGTCGAGCTGCTGCTGGAACCGGACGCGCACCCGGCGGTGGGTCCGTACCGGCAGGCCCTGGTGGATGACGGCATTCCGGTCACCTCGTTCGCCGTCGACGACGTGTACGCGGAGGTCGAGCGACTCAAGGGACTGGGCGTCGAGTTCACCCAGGAGGCGACCGACCTGGGCCCGGTGGTCACCGCCGTGCTCGACGACACCTGCGGCAACCTGATCCAGATCGCCACCATGAAGTAG
- a CDS encoding metalloregulator ArsR/SmtB family transcription factor, with translation MDADPDLFKAIGDPTRRTILDELIDRDGQTLFEICNRLTMKHNLTSSRQAISQHLAVLEQAGLVRTRRQGRYKFHHIDTSPLRSIVERWPIDREAPDP, from the coding sequence GTGGACGCCGACCCTGACCTGTTCAAGGCCATCGGTGACCCGACACGACGCACGATCCTGGACGAGTTGATCGACCGGGACGGTCAGACACTCTTCGAGATCTGCAACCGGCTGACCATGAAGCACAACCTGACCTCGTCACGCCAGGCGATCTCCCAGCACCTCGCGGTGCTCGAACAGGCCGGTCTGGTCCGCACCCGGCGACAAGGCCGCTACAAGTTCCACCACATCGACACCAGCCCGCTGCGCTCGATCGTCGAGCGGTGGCCCATCGACCGAGAGGCACCAGATCCGTGA
- a CDS encoding crosslink repair DNA glycosylase YcaQ family protein has protein sequence MVVHRLTRDDARRIAVRAQLLAVPRPSDLVEVVERLTVLQLDPTAAIAPSADLVLFSRLGPTYDPAQLTRAIEVERSLVETVAYIRPPGDLPTVIAEARAETHPSARAWLEQNAPFRRDILAVLAAKGPLLSRDIPDTSVVPWPSSGWTNNRNVTKMLELLARHGEVAIAGRKGRQRYWDLPERVYPVDLPELDPGEAARLRDRRRLAALGIARSGGTLTPGESPFVGAAGEEAVVEGVPGTWRVDPAYLGLPFEGRTTLLSPFDRLIHDRVRTEQLFGYEYLLEMYKPRDKRRWGYFALPVLHHDRLVGKLDATADRKAGVLVVNALHEDVPFTPAMTAEVDAEIEALATWLGLTVTRSQVS, from the coding sequence ATGGTCGTTCATCGGCTGACGCGGGACGACGCCCGGCGGATCGCGGTCCGGGCCCAGTTGCTTGCCGTGCCGCGTCCCAGTGACCTCGTGGAGGTCGTCGAGCGCCTCACGGTCCTGCAACTCGACCCGACGGCGGCCATCGCGCCCAGCGCCGACCTCGTGCTGTTCAGCCGACTCGGTCCGACCTACGACCCTGCGCAGCTGACCAGGGCGATCGAGGTCGAGCGCAGCCTGGTCGAGACCGTCGCCTACATCCGGCCCCCGGGTGATCTGCCCACCGTGATCGCCGAGGCCCGCGCCGAGACCCATCCGTCCGCCCGGGCCTGGCTGGAACAGAACGCGCCGTTCCGTCGGGACATCCTGGCGGTGCTGGCGGCGAAGGGACCGCTGCTGTCGCGGGACATCCCCGACACCAGCGTGGTGCCCTGGCCGTCGAGCGGCTGGACCAACAACCGCAACGTCACCAAGATGCTCGAACTGCTGGCCCGGCACGGCGAGGTGGCGATCGCCGGCCGGAAGGGACGGCAGCGCTATTGGGATCTTCCCGAGCGGGTCTACCCGGTCGACCTGCCCGAGCTTGATCCGGGCGAGGCGGCCCGGCTGCGTGACCGGCGCCGGCTCGCCGCGTTGGGCATCGCCCGGTCCGGTGGCACGTTGACCCCGGGCGAGTCGCCGTTCGTCGGCGCGGCCGGGGAGGAGGCCGTGGTCGAGGGCGTACCCGGAACCTGGCGGGTCGATCCGGCGTATCTCGGGCTGCCGTTCGAGGGGCGCACCACGCTGTTGTCGCCGTTCGACCGGCTGATCCATGATCGGGTACGCACCGAGCAGTTGTTCGGCTACGAGTATCTCCTGGAGATGTACAAGCCCCGGGACAAGCGTCGGTGGGGCTACTTCGCGCTGCCCGTACTCCACCATGACCGGCTCGTCGGCAAGCTGGACGCGACCGCCGACCGCAAGGCGGGCGTCCTCGTCGTCAACGCCCTGCACGAGGACGTCCCCTTCACCCCGGCGATGACCGCAGAGGTCGACGCCGAGATCGAGGCTCTCGCCACCTGGCTCGGCCTGACCGTCACCAGATCTCAGGTGTCGTAG